The sequence TCAGCTGCCATGTCGTCGCAAGCAACGGCACAGTCTTGGGCTGCTCTGCCCGCGAAAAGACGAGCAGGTCCTTCCCCGACGGCCCGGAGAGCACCAGCCGGTCGCCATCGACCCGGTAGGAGGAGGCCGCGACAAGGAGTTCCCGGTAGCGGCTCTCCTGCTGAACGAGCCCATTTGCTGTTGCAGGGTATGCCCCGGTGATAGCGACCGCTTCCACCGATATCCTGGTTCCATTGATCCGGTAGGGGGCGGAGTAGAGGTTGCACCCGGCTGACCCCGAGAGCGTGCCGCTCTCGCCGAATATAATGAGCGGTTCTGCCTGGGGCAGGGGCGCGGTGACGGAACCGTTGTCGGCACGGAGTGCGACCAGGTTCCATGCCGTCCCTGCCAGCGGTTCGGCGACCCGGCCGGCATCGTCGGGGGGCGTGCCCGTCCCGCCGGAGTACACGGCCGAGAAGAGGCATGCCACCACGATGACCAGAAATGCGACCTTCGCGAGTGTGTGGTGTCCGTCTCTTCTGCGCATCTATCCCACGGGTAGGAGTTGAGAGAAGAAAAAATAACCCATTTGCGTTGAGATTCTCTCAATCGCTCTCTCCCGGAGGAACGGAAGGAGGGCGCGACGATCCGCCGCTCGCTCCCTGAATCGGGCGCAGCGGGGGAGAGGTTTTTCCTGTTGCGGTAAAATCGGGAACGGGGGCGCCATGGGCCCCCGGGATCGGAGGGCCGATCAGGGCTGATCCACACTCTCTGCCCGGTAGGAGAGCAGCGTCTTCCCTGCCTCATCGAGGAGGTCGAGCCGGTCACCATCGATGCGGCAGCCTGCCACAGACTCAAGGAGGCTCAGGTACCGCGCCTCCTGCTCCATGATGCCCTCCGGCTCGCTGCAGTACATCTTTGTCGAACCGGCCGGCCCTATGGTCATCGTCTTCCCCGAGACCTCGTATGCGGCAAAGTAGCGGTTGCACCCGGCGCTGCCGGTGACGTTCCCGTCAGGTGCAAACTCCGCTGTGACCGTCGTGCCGGCGATCACCGAGGAGACCACATCTCCTTCAAGGCTGTAGGACTCAAGCGTCCACAGGGTCCCGGTGAGGGGTGCCGCCGGCACCTCCTCTGCCTGCACGAAGAAGAGGAGATCGGTGCCTGCCGCGTCCAGGAGGACCAGGCGGTCTCCCTCAACCTGATAGGATATGACGTTTTCAAGGAGACCCAGGTACCGTGCCTCCTGCTCCATGACGCCCTCCGGCTTCTCGCAGTACATCAGGGTGCTGAAGAGCGAGGAAACCGAGAGGTTCGTGCCGTTGAGGAGGTACTGGCCGCCGTAGTGGTTGCACCCAGCGTTCCCGGTGATGTTCCCGTCAGGGGAGAACGTCGCGGTGATGGTCGTGCCTGCGATGACCGAGGAGACTGCATCTCCCCCGGTGCTGTAACCCTCGAGCACCCAGTCGGTCCCGGTGAGCGGGAGGTTGGGCTTCTGGACGGCCCGGTCAAAGACCAGCAGGTCGGTACCGTTCTGGTCAGAGAGGAACAGCCGGTCGTCCTCCATCCGGCAGGAGGAGACGTTCGCGAGGAGCGCAAGATAGCGGTCCTCCTGCTCCATAATGCCGGGCGGCTCGGCGCAGTACATCTCGGTCCTGACCGCAGGCTCGATGGTGAGGTTTGCGTCTTTCAACGTGTAGTTCGCGCCGTAGTGGTTGCACCCGGCCGACCCGCCGAGATTGCCGTCAGCGCCGAAGGCCGCCGTGACCGTCGTGCCGGTGAGGACCGGGACCATGGCGCCGTCCTCACCGACGAGGCTTGCAAGCGTCCAGGATGTTCCAGCGAGCGCTGCGGGCGCTTCCTTCACGAAGGTGAGCACCGTGGCGCCGGAGGCGTCGGTGATTGCCAGCCGGTCATTCACAACCCGACATCCGGCCGCCGAGCCGAGAAGTTCAAGGAATCTTGCCTCCTGCTCCATGACGCCCGGCTCTCCGCAGTACATCTTTGTGCTGATGGGCGGCGAGACCGAGAGAGCCGTGCTGTTGAGGTTGTAGTCTGCGCCATACTGGTTGCACCCGGCGGATCCTACGACCTTTCCCTCGTCGCCGAACCGGGCTGAGACCTCAGAACCCGGCAGGGCCGGGACGAGCGTGTTGTTCTCGGCGAGGTAGGAGTCCAGGGACCAGGAGACCCCGGTGAGCCCGACGACCGTGCCGGGCGTCGACGTACCAGCCGTGCATCCTGCGGTGACGATGCATGCCACAACGATGACGAGCAATGACGCCCCCGCAAGGATGTTCCTGTTCATTCTTCTGTTCGGTGCCATACACCAGCATATGGGCTGGATTGAGTGATAAAGAAATGGTAAACTACGAAAAAAATCGAACCTATACGTTCCGGGTTTTGGAAACCCGGGGATTATTGAGGCTATCCAATCTCCGGGGACCCACGCCCCCTCCCGCCGACGGTGCTGGTCAACCCTGCCTATAATCCAGTTTCCCGGCTGCACAGAGTTCGAGCGCCCGGCTGTAACATCGGGCCGCTTCCTCAGAACGGCCTAATTTATCGAGCGTGACACTTTTATTGTGCCATGCCGCCATATCATCTGGATCGAGTTTGAGCACCCGGTCGTAACATTGGAGCGCTTCTTCAAAACGGTCGAGTTCATCGAGCACGGCACCCATATTGTTCCATGCGTCTGCATCATCTGGCCTGAGTTCGAGCACCTGGTCGTAACATTGGAGCGCCTCTTCAAAACGGTCGAGGGCACAGAGAGCGAGACCCCTGCTGTTCCATGCGCCTGCATCATCTGGCCTGAGTTTGAGCACCTGGTCGTAGCATTGGAGCGCTTCTTCAGAACGGCCGAGTTCATCGAGCACGAAACCTTTGTTGTTCCATGCGTCTGCACTCATCGGGTTGAGTTCAAGTGATTTATTCAATATGCTGAGTGCCCCTGAATAATCTCCGTTCTCCAGCAACGTAACAGCCTCATTCAGCCAGTCATCGGATTTTTTCCTGGAACGTCCCATCACGAAACTACACCCTCTCAATACCTATCATTCTACTCCATCGCATCACAGCGCGGGGATACCAGGTTTTGACCGGTGATGGTTGACATACTGCCCAGAATCTCTTCTTAGAACGGTTGAATTCACTGAATCCCGCTTTAACTAGTCTCATACGCCCGGCTATTTATAGTTAGGTGCGAGAGCATTGAACACGCTTTTCAGGCTGGAGTCGTCCCAAAAGTGATCGGCGATCGAAGATCCACCTGATGTAGAGCACTCTTACGCAGATTTTCGGAGGGATTGGCATTCTACGGCATCGAATTACTGACACGGCTTCCTACTGGATATCACAACTCGGGGGAGGGACCGGGAGGGGGGTGTCCCCCTCCCCGCTGAGGGATTTGGGGACGACCTCGCTGGGACTCAACCCCATGAGTGCCACAAAAGAACCCCAAATTGGAGTTATTTTCTCCTGGCGTTTATAGATAACTGCCTCGCTTTCTCATCGTGTCCCGGCCTTTTTGGCCCGGTCACCCATCTCTCGACGCAGACGCGATATCCACCACGGTCCACCGCATGGGGACAGGCTCGGGGAAGAAACCG is a genomic window of Methanoculleus bourgensis MS2 containing:
- a CDS encoding tetratricopeptide repeat protein, with protein sequence MGRSRKKSDDWLNEAVTLLENGDYSGALSILNKSLELNPMSADAWNNKGFVLDELGRSEEALQCYDQVLKLRPDDAGAWNSRGLALCALDRFEEALQCYDQVLELRPDDADAWNNMGAVLDELDRFEEALQCYDRVLKLDPDDMAAWHNKSVTLDKLGRSEEAARCYSRALELCAAGKLDYRQG
- a CDS encoding META domain-containing protein, which codes for MRRRDGHHTLAKVAFLVIVVACLFSAVYSGGTGTPPDDAGRVAEPLAGTAWNLVALRADNGSVTAPLPQAEPLIIFGESGTLSGSAGCNLYSAPYRINGTRISVEAVAITGAYPATANGLVQQESRYRELLVAASSYRVDGDRLVLSGPSGKDLLVFSRAEQPKTVPLLATTWQLTRYSTGGGSAVASPILGTNITLIFDDDGTLSGSAGCNAYSAPYQLNETGLAVERVIATKTSCTEPDGVMEQESAYLALLRSAAGYRIVGDTLAVIDGNGRAILFFTAEP
- a CDS encoding META domain-containing protein; its protein translation is MAPNRRMNRNILAGASLLVIVVACIVTAGCTAGTSTPGTVVGLTGVSWSLDSYLAENNTLVPALPGSEVSARFGDEGKVVGSAGCNQYGADYNLNSTALSVSPPISTKMYCGEPGVMEQEARFLELLGSAAGCRVVNDRLAITDASGATVLTFVKEAPAALAGTSWTLASLVGEDGAMVPVLTGTTVTAAFGADGNLGGSAGCNHYGANYTLKDANLTIEPAVRTEMYCAEPPGIMEQEDRYLALLANVSSCRMEDDRLFLSDQNGTDLLVFDRAVQKPNLPLTGTDWVLEGYSTGGDAVSSVIAGTTITATFSPDGNITGNAGCNHYGGQYLLNGTNLSVSSLFSTLMYCEKPEGVMEQEARYLGLLENVISYQVEGDRLVLLDAAGTDLLFFVQAEEVPAAPLTGTLWTLESYSLEGDVVSSVIAGTTVTAEFAPDGNVTGSAGCNRYFAAYEVSGKTMTIGPAGSTKMYCSEPEGIMEQEARYLSLLESVAGCRIDGDRLDLLDEAGKTLLSYRAESVDQP